The following coding sequences lie in one Amycolatopsis cihanbeyliensis genomic window:
- a CDS encoding M56 family metallopeptidase has product MTIVLHHLAALLVAAVVVLWLWHGRWTHAHPRTALVLWQVVGLTVVVSTVGALLGIGLAPYRRGQVPALGALASELAAGEVWRTVDPAHLGVAAAGLALACWLIGNQVVCLVRTNRLRARHRAILNLVAHSAADALVVDHPIAVAYCLPGRTPRIVVSAGTRHLLTGVELDAVLAHERAHARERHDLVLAPFHALRRLWPGGRLLGRACTAIALLVEMCADDRAASQHGAEPLASALERFHRNGFGGTPAGALAAMDDNVEARIRRLRYPVSASWAAPIRLLGVLVALVALGTSASLFAVPA; this is encoded by the coding sequence GTGACCATCGTCCTGCACCACCTCGCGGCGCTCCTGGTGGCCGCGGTTGTGGTGCTGTGGCTGTGGCACGGCCGCTGGACACACGCGCATCCGCGTACCGCGCTGGTGCTCTGGCAGGTGGTCGGGCTGACCGTCGTGGTCTCCACCGTGGGCGCACTGCTCGGTATCGGCCTGGCGCCCTACCGGCGAGGGCAGGTGCCCGCGCTCGGCGCGTTGGCGAGCGAGCTGGCCGCCGGTGAGGTCTGGCGCACGGTGGATCCGGCGCATCTCGGCGTGGCGGCGGCCGGGCTGGCGCTGGCCTGCTGGCTGATCGGCAACCAGGTCGTCTGCCTGGTGCGCACCAACCGGCTGCGCGCCCGGCACCGCGCGATCCTGAACCTGGTCGCGCACTCCGCGGCCGACGCGCTGGTTGTGGACCACCCGATTGCCGTCGCCTACTGCCTGCCCGGTCGCACACCCCGGATCGTGGTCAGCGCCGGCACCCGCCACCTGCTCACCGGCGTTGAGCTGGACGCGGTGCTCGCCCACGAGCGAGCCCATGCCCGCGAGCGGCACGACCTGGTGCTCGCCCCGTTCCACGCGTTGCGCCGGCTGTGGCCCGGGGGTCGCCTGCTCGGCAGGGCCTGTACCGCCATCGCGCTGCTGGTCGAGATGTGTGCCGACGACCGGGCGGCGAGCCAGCACGGCGCCGAACCCCTCGCCAGTGCGCTGGAACGGTTCCACCGCAACGGTTTCGGCGGTACCCCCGCGGGTGCGCTCGCCGCGATGGACGACAACGTGGAGGCCCGGATCCGGCGGCTGCGGTATCCGGTGAGCGCGTCCTGGGCCGCGCCGATCCGGCTGCTGGGCGTGCTGGTGGCCCTGGTCGCGCTCGGCACCTCGGCCAGCCTGTTCGCGGTGCCCGCCTGA
- a CDS encoding BlaI/MecI/CopY family transcriptional regulator yields MLVGRLGELERAVMDVLWAHGVPLSVRAVHEGLAERDLAYTTVMTVLTRLVGKNVVRRERAGRAWLYAPLASREEYVAELMLEALALTGDRDSALVRFAHSVSSDEADALRKALAPPRDEGEAR; encoded by the coding sequence GTGCTGGTGGGCAGGCTCGGCGAGCTGGAGCGAGCGGTGATGGATGTGCTGTGGGCACATGGTGTACCGCTGAGCGTGCGCGCCGTGCACGAGGGGCTCGCCGAGCGGGATCTCGCCTACACCACGGTGATGACCGTGCTCACCAGGCTGGTGGGGAAGAACGTCGTGCGGCGCGAGCGGGCCGGCCGCGCCTGGTTGTACGCACCGCTGGCCAGCCGCGAGGAGTACGTCGCCGAGCTGATGCTGGAGGCGCTCGCGCTCACCGGGGATCGTGACTCCGCGCTGGTGCGGTTCGCACACTCGGTCAGCAGTGACGAGGCCGACGCGCTGCGCAAGGCCCTCGCCCCGCCACGGGACGAGGGGGAAGCCCGGTGA
- a CDS encoding NUDIX domain-containing protein — MTISTPRVAAGVIFTDHQDRVLLVRPTYKDYWDIPGGYVTRGESPRHAAVREVREELGLDVRIGRMLAVDWAPAADEGDKLLFLFTARLPSDAVFSFEDGEIAEARYVNIDELEEFTIDRLCRRIRSAVESPAHTYLEHGVMIGSADVND; from the coding sequence GTGACGATCTCAACTCCCCGCGTCGCGGCTGGCGTGATCTTCACCGATCATCAGGACCGTGTGCTGCTCGTGCGCCCGACCTACAAGGACTATTGGGATATCCCTGGTGGGTACGTGACGCGGGGCGAGTCGCCACGTCACGCGGCTGTTCGAGAGGTGCGCGAGGAACTCGGCTTGGACGTGCGGATCGGGCGCATGCTCGCGGTGGACTGGGCACCTGCGGCCGATGAAGGTGACAAGTTGTTGTTCCTCTTCACGGCGCGGTTGCCATCCGATGCGGTCTTCAGCTTCGAGGACGGCGAGATCGCCGAGGCGCGGTACGTGAACATCGACGAGCTCGAGGAGTTCACGATAGACCGGTTGTGCCGCCGAATCCGGTCGGCAGTCGAATCGCCTGCGCACACGTACCTTGAACACGGTGTCATGATCGGGTCTGCCGACGTGAACGACTGA
- a CDS encoding XRE family transcriptional regulator: MPNRSADHQPDSINALRDRVGGVWDAYQASRFGYLGTLLPSLLNDLLHAERYYNDELKVRCQRLAALTYQAGAAVLTKLGETDLACLCAQRGYDFAEQAGEHTVLLSLTRSVAHVLLSAGRCADAAELVSDVSSSARFIGDGSSRAHVSVLGTLQLTGAMAAARSRNRALTEKFLSRAGGAAHLLGRDDNLLWTAFGPTNVALHRVSTALELGDFQLAAEIGPKVDPHLLPVERQVRHQLEMARVHHKLDERRSAIGLILEAERIAPEHVHHHPLSRGLVVDWLRCSKRMPGDELTGLARRLNLV, from the coding sequence GTGCCGAATAGGTCGGCTGATCATCAGCCGGACTCGATTAACGCCCTTCGGGATCGGGTCGGCGGAGTGTGGGACGCCTATCAGGCCTCCAGATTCGGATATCTGGGCACCTTGCTTCCATCATTGCTCAATGACCTGCTTCATGCAGAGCGGTATTACAATGACGAATTAAAGGTCCGTTGTCAGCGGCTTGCCGCGCTCACGTACCAGGCCGGAGCAGCCGTGCTGACCAAACTCGGCGAGACCGATCTGGCTTGTTTGTGTGCCCAGCGCGGATACGACTTCGCCGAGCAAGCTGGCGAACATACTGTCTTGCTTTCCCTCACGAGATCCGTGGCACATGTCTTGCTGTCGGCCGGGCGGTGTGCGGACGCCGCCGAACTCGTCAGCGATGTATCGAGTTCCGCCCGCTTCATCGGCGATGGGTCGAGCAGGGCGCACGTCTCGGTGCTGGGTACGTTGCAGCTCACCGGCGCGATGGCGGCGGCGCGTTCCCGAAACCGCGCTCTGACCGAGAAATTTCTGTCCCGGGCCGGCGGGGCAGCTCATCTGCTCGGCCGCGATGACAATCTGCTGTGGACAGCCTTCGGCCCGACCAACGTTGCACTGCACCGAGTTTCGACTGCACTGGAACTCGGCGATTTTCAGCTCGCCGCGGAGATCGGCCCGAAGGTCGACCCGCATCTCCTGCCGGTGGAACGGCAGGTGCGGCACCAGCTCGAGATGGCCCGCGTCCACCACAAGCTCGATGAGCGGCGCTCCGCGATCGGTCTGATATTGGAGGCCGAACGCATCGCGCCCGAGCATGTGCATCACCATCCGTTGAGTCGCGGGCTCGTCGTGGACTGGCTACGTTGCTCGAAGCGGATGCCCGGCGACGAGCTGACCGGGTTGGCGAGGCGGTTGAACTTGGTATGA
- a CDS encoding helix-turn-helix domain-containing protein, protein MERAELTTGERIAWHRRRRGLSQRVLAELVGRTEDWLNKVENGRIQLDRLSVLAALAAELGVPLSHLLPDSPSTVQVPGFGPRAPANPADLPCFGAE, encoded by the coding sequence ATGGAACGGGCTGAGCTGACGACCGGTGAACGGATCGCATGGCATCGTCGGCGCCGAGGGCTGTCCCAGCGGGTGCTTGCCGAGTTGGTCGGCCGGACCGAGGACTGGCTCAACAAGGTCGAGAACGGGCGCATCCAGCTCGATCGCCTGTCAGTCCTCGCAGCTTTGGCCGCCGAACTGGGTGTACCGCTTTCACACTTGCTTCCGGACTCTCCATCGACGGTCCAGGTTCCGGGCTTTGGTCCCCGAGCTCCGGCGAACCCTGCCGACCTACCGTGCTTTGGTGCCGAATAG
- a CDS encoding PucR family transcriptional regulator — translation MVEDARPAGGVTLRQLLVSIGEPLVDLHVAATGLDLRVRGMSILDPDDEPGGYPAELVLVIGARGRDAIRFVRAAARGGAVAAAVKAGPEGQADELREAAAEAGIALLAVRPGVRWEQLETLVREVLDSAILSAGFGEDLPYGDLFSLAQTVAVLTGGSVSIEDAGNRVLAYSRSDDEVDELRRLSILGWEGPEAYLAMLREWGIFQRLRSGEEVVRIDEHPELGIRRRLAIGIRAGSHHLGTIWVQEGREPFADRAERALVGASRMAAVQLLRHRSDPHPGGPGRELLPGLLEGRASADLVAGHLGLDPATPASVLAFALPAEPDLPAHELRLVETGTVVSVHVTSFRRAALVGTLGSRVYAVLPDVTARQERAVRTLATDIVDVLRRRVGTRVQAGIGSPVATLGEVATSRAEADRVLDAMVRRPQARVATIAELRAEVLLGETLSLLAGKPDLRDPGVAALREHDTAHGSDLVGSLLAYLDAMGDVRSAAGRLHIHPNTLRHRVRRARTVSGIDLDDPRARLSCHLQLLLAVRADGGAA, via the coding sequence ATGGTCGAGGACGCCCGGCCCGCGGGTGGCGTCACGCTGCGCCAGCTGCTCGTCTCCATCGGCGAGCCCCTGGTCGACCTGCATGTCGCGGCGACGGGGCTGGACCTGCGGGTGCGCGGGATGTCCATCCTCGACCCGGACGACGAACCGGGCGGTTACCCCGCCGAGCTGGTGCTGGTGATCGGCGCACGGGGCCGGGACGCCATCCGGTTCGTGCGGGCCGCGGCCCGCGGCGGCGCCGTCGCCGCCGCGGTCAAGGCCGGACCGGAGGGGCAGGCCGATGAGCTGCGCGAGGCCGCGGCCGAAGCCGGGATCGCGCTGCTCGCCGTCCGGCCCGGTGTGCGGTGGGAACAGCTGGAGACCCTGGTACGCGAGGTGCTGGACAGCGCGATCCTGTCCGCGGGCTTCGGCGAGGACCTGCCGTACGGGGACCTGTTCTCGCTCGCGCAGACCGTGGCCGTGCTGACCGGCGGCAGCGTCAGCATCGAGGACGCGGGCAACAGGGTGCTGGCCTACTCCCGTTCCGACGACGAGGTGGACGAGCTGCGCAGGCTGTCCATCCTCGGCTGGGAGGGGCCGGAGGCGTATCTGGCGATGCTGCGCGAATGGGGCATCTTCCAGCGGCTGCGGTCGGGTGAGGAGGTGGTGCGCATCGACGAGCATCCCGAACTCGGCATCCGGCGCAGGCTCGCCATCGGGATCAGGGCAGGCTCGCACCACCTCGGCACGATCTGGGTGCAGGAGGGCCGCGAGCCCTTCGCCGACCGGGCCGAGCGCGCGCTGGTGGGGGCGTCCCGGATGGCGGCGGTGCAGTTGCTGCGGCACCGCAGCGACCCGCACCCCGGCGGGCCCGGCCGGGAACTGCTGCCCGGGTTGCTGGAAGGGCGGGCCAGCGCCGACTTGGTCGCAGGCCATCTCGGCCTCGACCCGGCGACGCCCGCGTCCGTGCTCGCCTTCGCCCTGCCCGCCGAACCGGACCTGCCTGCGCACGAACTGCGCCTGGTGGAGACGGGCACCGTGGTGTCGGTGCACGTGACGTCCTTCCGCAGGGCCGCGCTGGTCGGCACGCTCGGTTCGCGGGTCTACGCGGTGCTTCCGGACGTCACGGCCCGGCAGGAGCGGGCGGTGCGCACGCTCGCCACCGACATCGTCGACGTGCTGCGTCGCCGGGTCGGTACCCGGGTGCAGGCGGGGATCGGTTCGCCGGTGGCCACCCTCGGCGAGGTGGCGACCTCCAGGGCCGAGGCCGACCGGGTACTGGACGCCATGGTGCGCAGGCCGCAGGCTCGGGTCGCCACCATCGCGGAGTTGCGCGCGGAGGTGCTGCTCGGCGAGACCCTTTCCCTGCTGGCGGGCAAGCCCGACCTGCGCGATCCCGGGGTCGCGGCGCTGCGCGAGCACGACACGGCGCACGGCAGCGACCTGGTCGGTTCCCTGCTGGCCTACCTGGACGCCATGGGCGACGTGCGCTCGGCGGCCGGCAGGCTGCACATCCACCCGAACACCCTGCGGCACCGGGTGCGCCGGGCACGCACGGTGAGCGGGATCGACCTGGACGACCCGCGAGCCCGGCTGTCTTGCCACCTCCAGCTCCTGCTCGCGGTTCGCGCGGACGGCGGAGCGGCGTAG
- the pruA gene encoding L-glutamate gamma-semialdehyde dehydrogenase, which yields MDAITTTPAPRNEPVRDYAPGSPERESLVATLTELAGKEHELTVTIDGEQRLGGGRRIDVVQPHRHAHVLGSMANATQADAKSAVEAALRAAESWRRLPFDERAAVLLRAADLLSGPWRDTLNAATMLGQSKTVQQAEIDSACELADFWRFNVHYARQMLQEQPVSSPGVWNRLDYRPLEGFVYAVTPFNFTAIAGNLPTAPALMGNTVLWKPSPTQGLAAHLTMRLLEEAGLPPGVINLLTGDGLEVSEVVLNDPALAGLHFTGSSKTFQHLWATVGANIANYHAYPRLVGETGGKDFVLAHPSADIDVLRTALVRGAFEFQGQKCSAASRAFVPQSAWDRMRDDLVSEVDSLSMGDVTDLGNFMGAVIDRSSFDRLAGVLKAAHEDSTLDVVAGGTADGSAGYFVRPTVLVGSDPTHEVFRTEYFGPVLAVHVYPDGEFDRVLRELDQGAPYGLTGALIARDREAIARASEALRFSAGNFYVNDKPTGAVVGQQPFGGARASGTNDKAGSVYNLLRWASPRTIKENFVPPVTSGYPHQR from the coding sequence ATGGACGCGATCACCACCACGCCCGCGCCCCGCAACGAACCCGTGCGGGACTACGCGCCCGGCTCCCCGGAACGGGAGAGCCTGGTCGCCACGCTCACCGAGCTGGCAGGCAAGGAGCACGAGCTCACCGTGACGATCGACGGTGAGCAGCGGCTCGGTGGTGGTCGCCGGATCGATGTCGTACAGCCACACCGGCACGCGCACGTCCTCGGCAGCATGGCCAATGCCACCCAGGCGGACGCCAAGTCCGCGGTGGAGGCCGCGCTGCGGGCCGCCGAGTCCTGGCGGCGGCTGCCCTTCGACGAGCGCGCGGCCGTGCTGCTACGGGCCGCAGACCTGCTTTCCGGCCCGTGGCGGGACACCCTGAACGCCGCCACGATGCTCGGGCAGTCCAAGACCGTGCAGCAGGCCGAGATCGACTCCGCCTGCGAGCTGGCCGACTTCTGGCGGTTCAACGTGCACTACGCGCGGCAGATGCTCCAGGAGCAGCCGGTCAGCTCGCCCGGGGTGTGGAACCGGCTGGACTATCGCCCGCTGGAAGGTTTCGTCTACGCCGTCACCCCGTTCAACTTCACGGCGATCGCGGGCAACCTGCCCACCGCGCCCGCGCTGATGGGCAACACCGTGCTGTGGAAGCCCTCGCCGACCCAGGGGCTCGCGGCGCACCTCACCATGCGGCTGCTGGAGGAGGCCGGCCTGCCGCCCGGCGTGATCAACCTGCTCACCGGGGACGGGCTCGAGGTCTCCGAGGTGGTACTGAACGACCCGGCGCTGGCCGGCCTGCACTTCACCGGTTCCTCGAAGACCTTCCAGCACCTGTGGGCCACGGTGGGCGCGAACATCGCGAACTACCACGCCTACCCGCGGCTGGTCGGCGAGACCGGTGGCAAGGACTTCGTGCTCGCGCACCCTTCCGCCGATATCGACGTGCTGCGCACCGCGCTGGTCCGTGGCGCCTTCGAGTTCCAGGGCCAGAAGTGCTCGGCAGCATCCCGTGCCTTCGTGCCGCAGTCGGCGTGGGACCGGATGCGGGACGACCTCGTGTCCGAAGTGGATTCATTGTCCATGGGTGACGTCACCGACCTCGGCAACTTCATGGGGGCGGTGATCGACCGGAGCAGCTTCGACCGGCTGGCCGGCGTGCTGAAGGCGGCCCACGAGGACTCTACTTTGGACGTTGTTGCCGGGGGAACGGCCGACGGCTCGGCGGGCTACTTCGTCCGGCCGACCGTGCTGGTCGGTTCCGACCCCACGCATGAGGTGTTCCGTACCGAGTACTTCGGGCCGGTGCTGGCCGTGCACGTCTACCCGGACGGCGAATTCGACCGGGTGCTGCGGGAGCTCGACCAGGGCGCCCCGTACGGGCTCACCGGCGCGCTGATCGCGCGCGACCGGGAGGCGATCGCGCGGGCGAGTGAGGCGCTGCGGTTCAGCGCGGGCAACTTCTACGTCAACGACAAGCCGACCGGTGCCGTGGTCGGCCAGCAACCCTTCGGTGGTGCTCGGGCCTCGGGTACCAACGACAAGGCCGGATCGGTCTACAACCTGCTGCGCTGGGCCAGCCCGCGCACGATCAAGGAGAACTTCGTCCCGCCGGTCACCTCCGGCTACCCGCACCAACGCTAG
- a CDS encoding proline dehydrogenase family protein, whose protein sequence is MLRSALIAASKSAGVRTLAERTPLVRPIVDRFVAGTGVDAAIHTATELTADRFVSLDHLGEDTGDRAQADATVRAYRALLARLADTGLAPRSEVSVKLSALGQAVDTDGDKIALENARLICEAAAAAGTTVTVDMEDHTTTDSTLAIVRDLRLDYPDTGAVLQAYLRRTEADCRDLSGPGSRVRLCKGAYDEPESVAFRDKSEVDKSYVRCLRVLMSGRGYPMVATHDPRLIPIARELAQRAGRGGEDYEFQMLYGIRQAEQRALAASGLRMRVYVPYGSEWFPYFMRRLGERPANLAFFARSFLTRG, encoded by the coding sequence ATGCTCCGCTCCGCACTGATCGCCGCCTCGAAGTCGGCCGGTGTCCGCACCCTGGCCGAACGCACCCCGCTGGTCCGCCCGATCGTGGACCGGTTCGTGGCGGGCACCGGTGTCGACGCCGCCATCCACACGGCGACCGAGCTCACCGCCGACCGGTTCGTGTCCCTGGACCATCTCGGCGAGGACACCGGGGACCGGGCACAGGCCGATGCCACCGTGCGGGCCTACCGGGCGCTGCTGGCCCGGCTCGCGGACACCGGGCTCGCGCCGCGGTCCGAGGTCTCGGTGAAACTCTCCGCGCTGGGCCAGGCGGTGGACACCGACGGGGACAAGATCGCACTGGAGAACGCCCGGCTGATCTGCGAGGCCGCCGCCGCGGCCGGCACCACCGTCACGGTGGACATGGAGGACCACACCACCACCGACTCGACCCTGGCCATCGTGCGGGACCTGCGGCTGGACTACCCGGACACCGGCGCGGTGCTGCAGGCCTACCTGCGGCGGACCGAGGCCGACTGCCGGGACCTTTCCGGGCCGGGGTCCAGGGTACGCCTGTGCAAGGGCGCCTACGACGAGCCGGAGTCGGTCGCCTTCCGCGACAAGTCCGAAGTGGACAAGTCCTATGTGCGCTGCCTGCGGGTGCTGATGTCGGGCCGGGGTTACCCTATGGTGGCCACGCACGACCCGAGGCTGATCCCGATCGCGCGGGAGCTGGCACAGCGGGCCGGGCGTGGCGGCGAGGACTACGAGTTCCAGATGCTGTACGGCATCCGGCAGGCCGAGCAGCGGGCACTCGCCGCGTCCGGGCTGCGGATGCGGGTGTACGTGCCGTACGGCTCGGAGTGGTTCCCTTACTTCATGCGCAGGCTCGGTGAGCGGCCGGCGAACCTGGCCTTCTTCGCCCGCTCCTTCCTCACCAGGGGCTGA
- a CDS encoding Prokaryotic metallothionein gives MATCEVCGNDYDMAFEVHTRDGSRHTFDSFECAIHRLAPSCEHCGCRVIGHGVQVDGRFYCCAHCARQAGPTGREARDAVTTSA, from the coding sequence ATGGCGACCTGCGAGGTCTGCGGCAACGACTACGACATGGCTTTCGAAGTCCACACCCGGGACGGCAGCCGGCACACGTTCGACTCCTTCGAGTGCGCGATCCACCGGCTCGCGCCCAGCTGCGAGCACTGCGGGTGCCGGGTGATCGGTCACGGAGTCCAGGTGGACGGCCGGTTCTACTGTTGCGCCCACTGCGCAAGGCAGGCCGGGCCGACCGGCAGGGAGGCGCGGGACGCGGTGACCACCTCGGCCTGA
- a CDS encoding crotonase/enoyl-CoA hydratase family protein, protein MSQRVTVQRDGHVLLIGVNRPEKRNAWDLATISAVSAAYDELADDPELRAGVLFGHGDHFCAGLDLADVSPAVAEHGPGALSGGGRHDPFGLWNEPVGKPVVLAVQGIAFTLSIELALASDIVVTAEDVRFRQLEIGRGILPFGGATLRAPAQLGWGNAMRFLLTGEEFGAAEAHRIGLVQEVVPAGHQLERATELARLIAAQAPLGVQGTLANARVAQRAESERAAADHLRGLLPGVLASEDAQEGLRSFLERREARFTGR, encoded by the coding sequence ATGTCTCAGCGAGTCACCGTGCAGCGCGACGGGCACGTGCTGCTCATCGGGGTGAACCGGCCCGAGAAGCGCAACGCCTGGGACCTGGCGACGATCTCCGCGGTCAGCGCGGCCTACGACGAGTTGGCCGACGACCCCGAACTGCGGGCGGGGGTGCTCTTCGGGCACGGTGACCACTTCTGCGCCGGCCTGGACCTCGCCGACGTCTCACCGGCCGTGGCCGAGCACGGGCCTGGCGCGCTGTCCGGGGGCGGCCGGCATGACCCGTTCGGGTTGTGGAATGAGCCGGTCGGCAAGCCGGTGGTCCTCGCGGTACAGGGCATCGCCTTCACACTGTCCATCGAGCTCGCGCTGGCCAGCGACATCGTGGTCACGGCTGAGGACGTGCGTTTCCGCCAACTGGAGATCGGCCGGGGCATTTTGCCGTTCGGCGGGGCGACCCTGCGTGCTCCCGCGCAGCTCGGCTGGGGCAACGCCATGCGTTTCCTGCTCACCGGGGAGGAGTTCGGCGCGGCCGAGGCGCACCGCATCGGGCTGGTCCAGGAGGTCGTCCCGGCCGGCCACCAGCTCGAGCGCGCCACCGAGTTGGCCCGGCTGATCGCCGCGCAGGCCCCGCTCGGCGTGCAGGGCACGCTGGCCAACGCGAGGGTCGCGCAGCGTGCCGAGTCGGAGCGGGCCGCCGCCGATCACCTGCGTGGGTTACTGCCCGGCGTCCTGGCCAGCGAGGACGCGCAGGAAGGGCTGCGGAGCTTCCTCGAGCGGCGGGAGGCCAGGTTCACCGGTCGGTGA
- a CDS encoding zinc-binding dehydrogenase, which produces MHAIRQHAFGPAENLRYEEVEDLRYEEVEDPRPGPGEVRVAVSAAGVHVVDTTIRRGDSGGPFAPPELPMTPGREVAGVVDELGAGADGDWLGRRVVVHLGQANGGYAERAVARAESLHALPDGVDEAAAVAMIGTGRTAIGILHVAQLTADDVVLVPAAAGGIGNLLVQEARNLGATVVGLAGGAEKVARVGELGATFSADYIDHDWPERVREWLGGREVTAVLDGVGGRAGRAGFDLLGAGGRIIMFGWAPGQEPVEISTTDLFSRGLTASVALGPRLWQRRPGGLRGLEEESLAALGGGRLTPLVNEPFALAEAAAAHTALESRRTTGKVVLKP; this is translated from the coding sequence ATGCACGCCATCCGCCAGCACGCGTTCGGCCCGGCCGAGAACCTGCGCTACGAGGAGGTCGAGGACCTGCGCTACGAGGAGGTCGAGGACCCGCGACCGGGTCCCGGCGAGGTCCGGGTCGCGGTGTCGGCCGCCGGAGTGCACGTGGTGGACACCACGATCCGGCGGGGTGACTCCGGGGGCCCGTTCGCGCCGCCGGAACTACCGATGACCCCGGGGCGGGAGGTGGCCGGGGTGGTCGACGAGCTCGGCGCGGGGGCGGACGGTGACTGGCTCGGCAGGCGGGTCGTGGTGCACCTGGGTCAGGCGAACGGGGGCTACGCCGAGCGCGCCGTCGCCAGGGCCGAGTCGCTGCATGCGTTGCCGGACGGGGTGGACGAGGCGGCGGCCGTGGCGATGATCGGCACCGGCCGTACCGCCATCGGCATCCTGCACGTGGCGCAGCTGACCGCGGACGATGTCGTCCTGGTTCCCGCGGCCGCGGGCGGGATCGGCAACCTCCTGGTGCAGGAGGCGCGCAACCTCGGCGCGACCGTGGTCGGGCTGGCTGGGGGTGCGGAGAAGGTCGCCCGGGTCGGGGAGCTCGGCGCGACCTTCTCCGCCGACTACATCGACCACGACTGGCCGGAGCGGGTTCGGGAGTGGTTGGGCGGTAGGGAGGTCACCGCCGTGCTGGACGGCGTGGGCGGCCGGGCCGGCCGGGCGGGCTTCGACCTGCTCGGCGCCGGTGGGCGGATCATCATGTTCGGCTGGGCACCCGGGCAGGAGCCGGTCGAGATCAGCACTACCGACCTGTTCTCCCGCGGGCTGACCGCCTCGGTCGCTCTCGGCCCGCGGCTGTGGCAGCGCCGTCCCGGCGGGCTGCGTGGCCTGGAGGAGGAGTCGCTGGCCGCACTGGGTGGTGGCAGGCTGACCCCGCTGGTAAACGAGCCGTTCGCGCTGGCCGAAGCCGCCGCGGCACACACCGCGCTGGAGAGCCGGCGCACCACCGGCAAGGTGGTGTTGAAGCCCTGA
- a CDS encoding acyl-CoA desaturase produces the protein MTIRLFLIAPFLALVALVVLVWGWGVSWLDIGLATGFYVVSTLGVTVGYHRYFTHGAFKAARPLRIALAVAGGLAAQGPVIGWVADHRRHHAFSDREGDPHSPWLYGTSPIALARGFWHAHLGWLFGRDKTNIARFAPDLTADRDIRTVDRLFPLWVACTVLVPAALGGLITGSWWGAVTAFLWAGLARVSLQHHVTWSVNSICHMVGTRPFTNRDKSANFWPLAILSMGESWHNSHHADPTCARHGVLRGQLDISARVVWIFEKLGWASQVRWPKPERLARKLDTAHGGRKR, from the coding sequence ATGACCATCCGGCTGTTCCTGATCGCCCCGTTCCTCGCGCTGGTCGCGCTGGTGGTGCTGGTGTGGGGCTGGGGGGTGAGCTGGCTGGACATCGGGCTGGCGACCGGCTTCTACGTGGTGTCCACCCTCGGCGTGACCGTGGGCTACCACCGGTACTTCACGCACGGCGCGTTCAAGGCCGCCCGGCCACTGCGTATCGCGCTGGCGGTTGCCGGGGGTCTGGCCGCCCAGGGCCCGGTCATCGGATGGGTGGCCGATCATCGCCGTCACCACGCGTTCTCCGACCGCGAGGGCGACCCGCACTCACCCTGGCTCTACGGCACGTCACCGATCGCACTGGCTCGGGGGTTCTGGCATGCGCATCTGGGCTGGCTGTTCGGCCGGGACAAGACCAATATCGCCCGGTTCGCCCCCGATCTCACCGCCGACCGGGACATCCGCACAGTCGATCGGCTCTTCCCGCTCTGGGTCGCGTGCACCGTGCTGGTCCCGGCCGCCCTCGGCGGCCTGATCACCGGTTCCTGGTGGGGCGCTGTCACCGCGTTCCTCTGGGCCGGACTCGCCCGGGTCTCCTTGCAACACCACGTCACCTGGTCGGTGAACTCGATCTGCCACATGGTCGGCACCCGCCCGTTCACCAACCGCGACAAGTCCGCCAACTTCTGGCCCCTGGCGATCCTGTCGATGGGCGAGTCCTGGCACAATTCCCACCACGCCGACCCCACCTGCGCCCGCCACGGCGTGCTGCGCGGTCAGCTCGACATCTCCGCCCGCGTCGTCTGGATCTTCGAGAAGCTCGGCTGGGCGTCCCAGGTGCGGTGGCCCAAACCAGAACGACTCGCCCGCAAGCTCGATACCGCGCACGGTGGGCGGAAGCGGTAA
- a CDS encoding DUF6307 family protein, whose amino-acid sequence MADVITFVPRYDRRTKLVQDILQEGASLTDQESHTLAIRILSTLDTLPGRSPPRATHHRLRGHGVVRHPAGMHNTDARLRSPTSMEARRPSGPSPRGGR is encoded by the coding sequence ATGGCCGACGTGATCACGTTCGTTCCCCGGTACGACCGGCGGACCAAGCTCGTGCAAGACATCCTGCAAGAAGGCGCGTCACTCACCGACCAGGAGTCCCACACGCTCGCGATTCGCATTCTGTCTACATTGGACACACTCCCTGGGCGATCTCCACCCCGCGCCACTCACCACCGGCTCCGCGGACACGGCGTCGTACGTCACCCGGCGGGTATGCACAACACCGATGCGCGGCTACGTTCGCCGACCAGCATGGAGGCTCGACGCCCGTCCGGTCCGAGTCCCCGAGGCGGCCGGTGA